One region of Malania oleifera isolate guangnan ecotype guangnan chromosome 6, ASM2987363v1, whole genome shotgun sequence genomic DNA includes:
- the LOC131158339 gene encoding probable histone H2A variant 3: MSGKGAKGLIMGKSSALNGKDKDKKKPVSRSSRAGLQFPVGRVHRFLKTRVSANGRVGATAAVYTAAILEYLTAEVLELAGNASKDLKVKRITPRHLQLAIRGDEELDTLIKGTIAGGGVIPHIHKSLINKSSKD, encoded by the exons ATGTCGGGCAAAGGAGCTAAAGGGCTGATAATGGGAAAGTCCTCTGCCCTAAACGGCAAagacaaggacaagaagaagccCGTCTCTCGCTCCTCTCGTGCCGGCCTCCAg TTCCCGGTGGGTCGTGTCCACCGATTCCTGAAGACCAGGGTTTCTGCGAATGGAAGGGTTGGAGCAACAGCTGCAGTTTATACAGCAGCAATCTTGGAATATCTTACTGCTGAGGTGCTGGAGCTGGCAGGGAATGCCAGCAAGGATCTGAAGGTGAAGCGTATAACCCCGAGGCATTTGCAGCTTGCCATCCGGGGAGATGAAGAGCTGGACACCCTCATCAAAGGGACCATTGCCGGTGGTGGAGTAATCCCTCACATCCACAAGTCTCTCATCAACAAGTCCTCCAAGGATTAG